One genomic window of Elaeis guineensis isolate ETL-2024a chromosome 2, EG11, whole genome shotgun sequence includes the following:
- the LOC105040073 gene encoding clathrin interactor EPSIN 1, producing the protein MDFMKVLDQTVREIKREVNLKVLKVPETEQKVLDATSDEPWGPHGSALSEIAQATKKFTECQMIMNVLWTRLSDTGSKWRHVYKALAVIEYLIANGSERAVDDILEHTFQISALSGFEYVEPNGKDVGINVRKKAETILALLNDKEKIQAVREKAAATRDKYFGLSSTGITYKSSGASYSSGGFSDRYGSLSGSRDDDTFRDNYRDSELHKSAANKNEVSKSKKPVAHQTRDQDSSQSNSRSSTKPGLTPPPKSASVQASSSEDDFDDFDPRGSSKTGSTNTSPSQVDLFGQSLAGNFMDEPVSLPTETTTHGNPATTEVDLFADATFQSASPQAGATATCHTQGSTDLFASQPAIPAAFPSNNVDFFAAPDPGLPTETKSPISEPASNKIFDPFAAIPLNNFESSDPFGAFTSHSEPAATKPSQQSTTSSLNKLDETFGAFTSYTEVATTEPSQHSTNNSLNNLDQTSLTASKPAAKKDTFQVKSGIWADSLSRGLIDLNITAPKKVNLADIGIVGGLSDGSDEKEKGLPTSAYMGRAMGTGTGLGRSGFPSSTAMGGSGNF; encoded by the exons ATGGATTTCATGAAGGTCTTGGATCAAACTGTCCGCGAGAT AAAGAGAGAGGTTAATCTTAAAGTGCTGAAGGTGCCGGAGACAGAACAAAAG GTTCTTGATGCAACTAGTGATGAGCCTTGGGGTCCTCATGGATCTGCTCTTTCGGAGATCGCTCAGGCCACCAAAAAATT CACCGAATGCCAGATGATTATGAATGTACTTTGGACGAGATTGTCAGATACTGGTTCCAAATGGCGTCATGTGTACAAG GCATTGGCCGTTATTGAGTACTTGATCGCAAATGGATCAGAACGTGCAGTTGATGACATTCTCGAGCATACTTTTCAAATTTCA GCACTTTCAGGATTTGAGTATGTTGAACCTAATGGAAAGGATGTCGGGATCAATGTGAGAAAGAAGGCGGAAACCATTTTAGCTCTTTTGAAtgataaagaaaaaatacaagCAGTCAGAGAGAAAGCTGCTGCAACCCGTGATAA GTATTTTGGACTGTCTTCAACGGGAATAACATATAAATCAAGCGGGGCCTCATACAGCAGTGGTGGCTTTAGTGATCGTTATGGAAGCCTAAGTGGTTCAAGGGATGATGACACTTTTAGAGATAATTACAGAGACAGTGAATTGCATAAAAGTGCGGCAAATAAAAATGAAGTGAGCAAATCAAAGAAGCCAGTAGCACATCAAACCCG GGATCAAGATTCTTCCCAATCTAACTCAAGGTCATCAACTAAGCCAGGCCTCACTCCACCTCCTAAAAGCGCAAGTGTTCAAGCAAGTAGTAGTGAGGATGATTTTGATGACTTTGACCCACGTGGATCTTCTAAAACTG GATCAACGAATACGAGTCCTAGCCAGGTGGATCTATTTGGACAAAGCTTAGCGGGCAACTTTATGGATGAACCAGTTTCTCTTCCAACAGAAACAACCACGCATGGCAATCCTGCAACAACTGAAGTTGATCTTTTTGCTGATGCAACTTTTCAGTCAGCCTCACCTCAAGCTGGAGCAACAGCAACTTGTCATACTCAG GGCAGCACTGATCTCTTTGCCAGTCAACCTGCCATTCCTGCCGCATTTCCTTCAAATAATGTGGATTTTTTTGCGGCACCAGATCCAGGCTTACCTACTGAAACAAAGTCTCCCATTTCCGAGCCTGCAAGCAACAAAATCTTTGATCCTTTTGCTGCCATTCCATTAAACAATTTTGAGAGTTCTGACCCATTTGGTGCCTTTACTTCTCATAGTGAACCAGCAGCGACAAAACCTTCACAACAATCTACAACCAGCAGTCTGAACAAGCTGGATGAGACCTTTGGTGCCTTTACCTCTTATACTGAAGTAGCAACTACAGAACCTTCACAGCATTCTACAAATAACAGCCTCAACAACCTGGACCAGACCTCTTTGACAGCTTCCAAGCCTGCTGCCAAGAAGGATACTTTTCAGGTCAAGTCTGGGATATGGGCTGATTCATTGAGCCGTGGATTGATTGATCTGAATATAACTGCCC CCAAGAAGGTGAATCTAGCAGATATTGGGATTGTTGGGGGGCTTAGTGATGGGTCTGATGAGAAGGAAAAGGGACTACCAACTTCAGCGTACATGGGGAGAGCCATGGGCACGGGAACTGGTCTCGGTAGGTCCGGGTTTCCCTCTTCAACTGCAATGGGGGGAAGTGGGAACTTCTAA
- the LOC105040080 gene encoding AP-4 complex subunit sigma, whose product MGIRFILLVNKQGQTRLAQYYEYLTLEERRALEGEIVRKCLARTDQQCSFVEHRNYKIVYRRYASLFFLVGVDNDENELAILEFIHLLVETMDRHFGNVCELDIMFHLEKAHFMLEEMVMNGCIVETSKTNILAPIQLMDKAS is encoded by the exons ATGGGGATTCGCTTCATACTGCTGGTAAACAAGCAAGGCCAAACCCGGCTGGCCCAATACTACGAGTACCTCACGCTCGAAGAGCGCCGCGCGCTCGAGGGCGAGATCGTCCGCAAATGCCTCGCCCGCACCGACCAACAG TGTTCTTTTGTTGAGCATCGGAACTACAAAATTGTGTACAGGCGATATGCATCTCTGTTCTTCTTAGTAGGGGTTGACAATGATGAA AATGAGCTAGCAATCCTAGAATTTATACATCTATTAGTCGAAACTATGGACCGCCATTTTGGAAATGTG TGTGAGCTGGATATCATGTTCCATCTTGAGAAAGCACACTTCATGCTGGAAGAGATGGTAATGAATGGGTGCATCGTCGAAACAAGCAAGACAAACATTTTGGCCCCAATTCAACTCATGGACAAGGCATCATAG